A single window of Oceanococcus atlanticus DNA harbors:
- the acs gene encoding acetate--CoA ligase, with product MSNQDIESILKENRLFAPPSAFAEQACYPTDKLEALYAEAAEDNEAFWVARAREELDWHTPFTVGLDATDAPNYRWFTDGRLNVSYNCIDRHLDSRGDQIAIRFEGEQGDTRNLSYRQLHAEVCQFANALKALGARKGDRIIVYMPMVAEAVIAMQACARIGAVHSVVFGGFSAASLRDRIDDAQARFLITADGGRRGGGIVELKQAADDALAQSGGSVERVVVLQRTAHDVAMDPARDIWWHDAVTGQPEDCTPEWVEAEHPLFLLYTSGSTGKPKGIQHASAGYLLNGICTNRWVFDLKDGDVFWCTADVGWITGHSYVTYGPLAAGSTIVVYEGAPTVPDAGRFWRICEEHKVSIFYTAPTAIRALMKQGDEWPAQSDLSAIRLLGSVGEPINPEAWMWYHTVIGQERCPIVDTWWQTETGAIMMSPVPGVTATKPGSCTKPLPGIAAAIVDEEGQLIEDRDAGGYLVVTKPWPSMLRTVWGDNERYIDTYWAKFDNRYYVAGDSAHRDADGYFWIMGRIDDVLNVSGHRMGTMEVESALVAHPRVAEAAVVGRPHETKGESICAYVTCKGERPIGDEAEALTRELRDWVAQEIGAIAKPDDIRFADNLPKTRSGKIMRRLLRTIAKGEEITQDISTLENPAIVAQLQGHS from the coding sequence ATGAGCAATCAGGATATCGAATCCATCCTCAAGGAAAACCGTTTGTTTGCGCCGCCGTCGGCGTTTGCCGAGCAGGCCTGCTACCCCACCGACAAGCTCGAGGCGCTATACGCCGAAGCGGCTGAGGACAATGAAGCATTCTGGGTTGCGCGGGCACGCGAGGAGCTGGACTGGCACACCCCGTTTACGGTTGGCCTGGACGCCACCGATGCGCCCAACTACCGCTGGTTCACGGATGGGCGCCTGAATGTCTCCTACAACTGCATTGACCGCCATCTGGACAGCCGCGGTGACCAGATCGCGATTCGCTTCGAAGGTGAGCAAGGCGACACACGCAACCTGAGTTATCGCCAGCTGCATGCCGAAGTCTGTCAGTTTGCTAACGCACTCAAAGCACTGGGCGCCCGCAAAGGTGACCGCATCATCGTGTACATGCCGATGGTGGCCGAGGCGGTCATCGCGATGCAGGCCTGCGCGCGCATTGGGGCGGTCCATTCCGTTGTGTTTGGTGGCTTTTCCGCGGCTTCGCTGCGCGATCGCATCGATGACGCGCAGGCGCGTTTCCTGATCACCGCCGATGGTGGCCGCCGCGGCGGTGGCATCGTCGAACTCAAGCAGGCCGCCGACGATGCGCTGGCCCAGTCGGGCGGCTCGGTGGAGCGCGTGGTGGTGCTCCAGCGTACGGCCCACGATGTGGCCATGGATCCGGCGCGTGACATCTGGTGGCACGATGCGGTGACCGGACAGCCGGAAGATTGCACGCCGGAGTGGGTCGAGGCCGAGCATCCGCTGTTCCTGTTGTACACCTCGGGTTCGACCGGTAAACCCAAGGGTATCCAGCATGCCAGCGCCGGCTACCTGCTCAACGGCATATGCACCAACCGCTGGGTGTTCGATCTCAAGGATGGCGATGTGTTCTGGTGCACAGCGGATGTGGGCTGGATTACCGGGCACAGCTATGTGACTTACGGCCCGCTTGCGGCTGGCAGCACCATCGTGGTCTATGAAGGCGCGCCGACCGTGCCCGATGCCGGACGTTTCTGGCGTATCTGTGAAGAGCACAAGGTCAGCATTTTCTACACCGCACCGACCGCGATTCGCGCCTTGATGAAGCAGGGTGACGAGTGGCCGGCACAGTCCGACCTGTCCGCCATCCGCCTGCTCGGTAGCGTTGGCGAGCCGATCAATCCGGAAGCCTGGATGTGGTACCACACGGTAATTGGCCAGGAGCGTTGCCCCATCGTGGACACCTGGTGGCAGACCGAAACCGGCGCCATCATGATGTCGCCGGTGCCCGGCGTGACCGCGACCAAGCCGGGCTCGTGCACCAAACCGCTGCCCGGCATCGCCGCGGCCATCGTCGACGAGGAAGGCCAATTGATCGAGGATCGCGACGCTGGCGGTTACCTGGTGGTGACCAAGCCATGGCCGTCGATGCTGCGCACGGTATGGGGCGACAACGAGCGCTATATCGACACCTACTGGGCCAAGTTCGATAACCGCTATTACGTGGCTGGTGATTCGGCCCATCGTGATGCCGATGGGTACTTTTGGATCATGGGGCGCATTGATGACGTGCTCAACGTGTCCGGTCACCGCATGGGTACGATGGAGGTCGAATCCGCCCTGGTGGCCCACCCGCGGGTGGCGGAGGCGGCCGTGGTCGGGCGTCCGCATGAGACCAAGGGCGAGTCGATCTGCGCCTATGTGACTTGCAAGGGTGAGCGACCGATCGGCGATGAGGCCGAGGCCTTGACCCGCGAACTGCGCGACTGGGTGGCGCAGGAAATCGGCGCCATTGCCAAGCCGGATGACATCCGCTTTGCTGACAACCTGCCCAAGACCCGCTCCGGCAAGATCATGCGCCGGCTGCTGCGGACCATCGCCAAGGGTGAAGAGATTACGCAGGACATCTCAACACTGGAAAACCCGGCGATCGTGGCCCAGTTGCAGGGTCACTCCTGA
- a CDS encoding NUDIX hydrolase, translating into MPLPQDAEILHTARFLELRRTGRWEYVQRCNTGGGAAFMIATTAEQELVLVEQLRPAVNQRVIELPAGVVGDEHHGEAPIEAAKRELEEETGFRPGRVTCLHDSPTAAGLTSEWAWYFRMTELTRVSAGGGVDGEDITTHVVPLGEINAWLSQRKTAGCAVDWRIFAALHWIEHGEH; encoded by the coding sequence ATGCCCCTGCCGCAAGACGCTGAAATCCTCCACACCGCACGCTTTCTTGAGCTGCGCCGCACGGGCCGCTGGGAATATGTGCAGCGCTGCAACACCGGCGGCGGCGCCGCCTTCATGATCGCCACCACCGCTGAACAGGAACTGGTGCTGGTCGAGCAGCTGCGCCCGGCGGTTAACCAGCGCGTGATCGAATTGCCGGCCGGAGTGGTCGGCGATGAGCATCACGGCGAAGCCCCGATCGAAGCGGCGAAACGCGAGCTGGAAGAGGAAACCGGCTTTCGCCCGGGGCGTGTTACGTGTCTGCATGACAGCCCCACCGCCGCCGGGCTGACCAGCGAATGGGCCTGGTATTTCCGCATGACCGAGCTGACCCGGGTCAGCGCCGGCGGGGGCGTGGATGGCGAAGACATCACCACCCATGTGGTCCCGCTGGGCGAGATCAACGCGTGGCTGAGCCAGCGCAAGACCGCAGGTTGCGCAGTTGACTGGCGCATCTTCGCTGCACTGCACTGGATCGAGCACGGCGAGCACTGA